The proteins below come from a single Leptospira harrisiae genomic window:
- a CDS encoding acyl-CoA desaturase yields MTTQAEIKTQTPIDWVTTIFLLTSPLVGIFGSLYIYLYDTIHMGTWALFVFYFFATGMGITVGYHRLFSHKAYEAKTPVKLWLLLFGAAAFQSTALEWSEDHRIHHRFVDTDKDPYSIKKGFWFAHIGWLFRKRKYVQQGVQDLVNDPLVVWQHKHFYSISIFMCFILPGLITMLWGSFLEGFFVAGFLRLFVVHQFTFFINSACHVWGERTFSKEQTARDNWIIAFFTFGEGFHNFHHEFQSDYRNGIRWFDYDPSKWMIKALSYLGLTYNLKKVSEEKILQKTMYLKEKETLNQFANLEESKLRHWEEQLTSLRETAIQEFQTWKQAKQSSSEKEVGILRKKFEQTKDSWEKLLTQAGKPLFS; encoded by the coding sequence ATGACGACACAAGCTGAAATCAAAACCCAAACCCCTATCGATTGGGTGACTACTATATTTTTACTGACTTCCCCATTGGTCGGAATCTTCGGATCTCTTTATATTTATCTGTATGATACCATTCATATGGGTACATGGGCTTTATTTGTATTTTACTTCTTTGCCACGGGAATGGGGATCACCGTAGGTTATCACAGACTTTTTTCACATAAAGCCTATGAGGCAAAAACTCCCGTCAAACTTTGGTTACTTCTTTTTGGTGCCGCGGCATTTCAATCCACAGCTTTGGAATGGAGCGAAGACCACCGCATTCACCATCGTTTTGTAGATACTGACAAAGATCCTTATTCAATCAAAAAGGGATTTTGGTTTGCTCACATTGGTTGGTTATTTCGCAAACGAAAGTATGTCCAACAAGGGGTACAAGATTTGGTAAATGACCCTCTGGTGGTTTGGCAACATAAACATTTTTATTCCATTTCTATCTTTATGTGTTTTATCCTTCCTGGACTTATCACAATGCTCTGGGGTTCTTTTTTAGAAGGATTTTTTGTCGCGGGTTTTCTTCGCCTTTTTGTTGTTCATCAATTTACTTTTTTTATCAACAGTGCATGCCATGTTTGGGGAGAACGAACTTTTTCCAAAGAACAAACGGCAAGAGATAATTGGATCATCGCCTTCTTTACATTCGGTGAAGGGTTTCATAACTTCCACCATGAATTTCAATCGGATTATCGAAATGGGATTCGTTGGTTTGATTATGATCCATCCAAATGGATGATCAAAGCTCTCTCTTATTTAGGTCTTACTTATAATTTAAAAAAAGTTTCTGAGGAAAAAATCCTTCAGAAAACAATGTATCTGAAAGAAAAAGAAACTCTGAACCAATTTGCAAATTTGGAAGAATCGAAACTTCGTCATTGGGAAGAACAACTAACCAGTCTTAGAGAAACTGCGATACAAGAATTCCAAACTTGGAAACAAGCAAAACAATCTTCCAGTGAAAAGGAAGTGGGGATCCTTCGTAAAAAATTTGAACAAACCAAAGATAGTTGGGAAAAACTCTTAACCCAAGCAGGCAAACCTCTTTTTTCTTAA
- a CDS encoding sensor histidine kinase, translating into MQTQVFFPFGIIILSAFGWFVFAYTLSNTDSANTHSLIATFFGLLTLSILFFLRKKSKSQEMEKPKKRDELVQNLFALEKFKEELISFNDPDQISETISQFLASKIPADFVQVYTWDEREGQFRPRPFLESRDQKFSNLPSLPVFNPFLLWLSEREGIHIKENFIQYASPNHEKIAEQALNFFTDTKSELVATLSIKSSLVGFILLGKHKEGKIYDIEEIEIILEILSVSLMSLSNSMIYQQLLNLTETLEAKVRERTKELEETQAHLVQSEKMASLGVMVAGIAHEINTPAAVINGSADNLDANLVFVLSHLGDISQLIQNPDFRSIYLDILFSFVKEDPKAKIDPKDKFKLKKETKFRFVQDGIPENDATDLATFIIDHQLLHMQEELIRIWKAGGKETFEMLKNTLSLQRNIKNIKYAIRNIVRIVKALKYYSHLGQASYAESDLHEGLENTLVIMQNQIKHGVEIERAYGTIPPVRCNIDELNQVWTNLITNAIHAMKKIEHPKLIISSKMVGEDFVLISFEDNGSGIPTEIKDKIWDPFFTTKDQGEGTGLGLGIVKGIIEKHKGRIEVESTPGKTRFLVYLPLVGPGDVPSIPKEIFREIRG; encoded by the coding sequence ATGCAAACACAAGTTTTCTTTCCATTTGGAATTATAATCCTTTCGGCTTTTGGTTGGTTTGTATTTGCTTATACCTTAAGCAACACTGATTCCGCAAATACCCATTCCCTAATTGCTACTTTTTTTGGGCTTCTAACTCTCAGCATTTTGTTCTTTTTACGCAAAAAATCCAAATCACAAGAAATGGAAAAACCCAAAAAACGGGATGAACTTGTCCAAAACCTATTTGCCTTAGAAAAGTTCAAAGAGGAACTAATTTCTTTTAACGACCCGGACCAAATCAGCGAAACCATTAGCCAGTTCCTTGCTTCGAAAATCCCTGCAGATTTTGTCCAAGTTTACACTTGGGATGAAAGAGAAGGACAGTTCCGTCCTAGGCCATTTTTAGAATCACGAGACCAGAAGTTTTCCAACCTACCTTCACTTCCTGTATTCAATCCATTTTTACTTTGGCTTTCTGAACGTGAAGGGATCCATATTAAAGAAAACTTCATTCAATACGCATCTCCTAACCACGAAAAAATAGCCGAACAAGCATTAAACTTTTTCACAGATACCAAATCAGAGTTAGTTGCAACTCTTTCCATCAAATCGAGTTTAGTTGGATTTATTTTACTCGGAAAACACAAAGAAGGAAAAATTTATGATATAGAAGAAATCGAAATCATTTTGGAAATCCTATCTGTTTCTCTTATGTCTTTATCCAACTCTATGATTTACCAACAGTTATTAAACTTAACAGAAACGTTGGAGGCAAAGGTAAGAGAACGAACTAAAGAATTGGAAGAAACCCAAGCACATTTGGTGCAGTCAGAGAAAATGGCTTCTCTTGGGGTGATGGTCGCAGGCATTGCTCACGAAATCAACACTCCTGCCGCAGTGATCAATGGTTCTGCTGACAACTTGGATGCCAATTTAGTTTTTGTTTTATCGCATTTAGGGGACATTTCTCAACTCATTCAGAATCCTGATTTTCGTTCTATATATTTGGACATTCTCTTTAGTTTTGTAAAAGAAGATCCAAAGGCAAAAATTGATCCTAAAGACAAATTCAAACTTAAAAAAGAAACCAAGTTTCGATTTGTCCAAGATGGGATTCCAGAAAATGATGCTACTGATTTGGCTACCTTTATCATCGACCACCAACTTTTGCATATGCAGGAAGAACTCATTCGTATCTGGAAAGCTGGCGGAAAAGAGACTTTCGAGATGTTAAAGAATACTTTAAGCCTGCAAAGAAATATCAAAAACATCAAATATGCCATTCGTAATATAGTTCGGATTGTCAAAGCACTAAAGTATTACTCTCACCTAGGACAAGCATCGTATGCGGAGTCTGACCTTCATGAAGGCTTAGAAAATACACTCGTGATCATGCAAAACCAAATCAAACACGGTGTAGAAATTGAAAGAGCTTATGGGACCATACCACCAGTCCGATGTAATATCGACGAATTGAACCAAGTTTGGACTAACCTGATCACCAATGCCATCCATGCGATGAAAAAAATAGAACATCCTAAACTCATTATTTCTTCTAAAATGGTTGGAGAAGATTTTGTTTTAATTAGTTTCGAAGACAATGGATCAGGAATTCCAACGGAGATAAAAGATAAAATTTGGGATCCATTTTTTACGACCAAAGACCAAGGAGAAGGTACGGGTTTAGGACTTGGTATAGTGAAAGGTATTATCGAAAAACACAAAGGAAGGATTGAAGTGGAATCCACTCCAGGAAAAACTCGGTTCCTAGTTTATCTACCGTTAGTTGGTCCTGGAGATGTTCCAAGTATCCCGAAAGAGATCTTCCGGGAAATTCGTGGTTAA
- the rsgA gene encoding ribosome small subunit-dependent GTPase A has product MGKELFTIARIFGAYYEIYSEETTYALAVLKGKLRLKNSNERHPFVVGDMVLAEKSSGEEWVISERMERKNFLSRKSDRGDSHVLCANLDQVAILASCKDPETKPGFIDRLLAASYQTDIPPLIIFTKKDLISEEEIEEREVYYKELGYEVMSVSLLSEESIQPLWERIRGKRTFLCGNSGVGKSTLMNHLHKKTVQRTNLVSGSTKKGKHTTTNSFALFLEENTVLIDSPGVKEWGILHLTPVELWESFPELRKIKETCQEIYCCELGSECPMRKHLNESMDETRKKSLESMIESLENPYRVTRRDHWTKAVTKRY; this is encoded by the coding sequence TTGGGTAAAGAACTATTTACAATCGCTCGTATCTTCGGAGCTTATTATGAAATTTATTCGGAAGAAACTACCTATGCCCTCGCAGTCCTTAAGGGTAAATTACGACTAAAGAATTCGAACGAACGCCATCCCTTTGTTGTGGGAGACATGGTTTTGGCAGAAAAATCCTCGGGAGAAGAGTGGGTCATCTCGGAACGAATGGAGAGGAAAAACTTCCTGTCCAGAAAGAGTGACCGTGGCGACAGTCATGTGTTATGCGCCAACCTGGACCAAGTGGCGATCCTTGCTTCCTGTAAGGACCCAGAAACCAAACCGGGTTTCATCGACCGACTTCTTGCCGCATCGTATCAAACTGATATCCCTCCACTGATTATTTTTACAAAAAAAGATTTAATTTCTGAAGAGGAAATCGAAGAACGAGAAGTTTATTATAAAGAGTTAGGTTATGAAGTGATGAGTGTCTCTCTTCTTTCGGAGGAATCCATCCAACCTTTATGGGAAAGGATTCGCGGGAAACGAACCTTCCTTTGTGGGAATTCAGGAGTGGGAAAGTCCACTCTAATGAATCATCTCCATAAGAAGACAGTCCAACGAACGAACTTAGTCAGTGGTTCCACAAAAAAAGGAAAACATACCACAACTAATTCTTTCGCTTTGTTTTTGGAAGAAAATACGGTTCTCATTGATTCACCTGGAGTCAAAGAGTGGGGAATCCTACACCTGACACCTGTTGAACTTTGGGAAAGTTTTCCCGAATTGCGAAAGATTAAAGAAACATGTCAGGAAATTTATTGCTGTGAACTGGGTTCTGAATGTCCAATGCGAAAACACCTAAATGAATCCATGGATGAAACCAGGAAAAAAAGCTTAGAATCCATGATTGAGAGCCTAGAAAACCCCTACCGCGTGACAAGAAGGGACCATTGGACAAAGGCTGTCACAAAAAGGTATTAG
- a CDS encoding FecR family protein, whose product MKRTMINRLTAIGFVAIFAIFFTACQKDSKESVTNVTDKSAQESNVVVAFVKGDVVVIRESGQIKPNLGDVLTSKDTIVTGQNGSVEILVGEDGVLKLNKNTSLSVSQAFAANDGSRETEVNMQYGKLVTVLRKERKTESFNIVTPTSIAGVRGTIFLTNVENPSAKGGNVACGSGNCVVKYTVLDGAVAIRKSNSENEIVVDKQKTAEVGNDTKLSDKMIKPMDKQSLTEMKEMLAFENTKMLQFESLANELRTNNEELQKLNIGSSAEELEKAARSREITKSKSDEVIKTAKSIEDSKYIKKDVQKDSLKLAPKESFDKTK is encoded by the coding sequence ATGAAACGTACAATGATCAATCGGTTGACAGCAATAGGATTTGTGGCAATTTTCGCCATATTTTTTACTGCTTGCCAAAAAGATTCTAAGGAATCTGTAACCAATGTTACAGATAAGTCTGCGCAGGAAAGTAACGTAGTGGTTGCCTTTGTAAAAGGTGATGTAGTCGTGATCCGTGAAAGTGGACAAATCAAACCAAACTTAGGTGATGTTTTAACTTCCAAAGATACCATTGTAACTGGACAAAACGGTTCTGTGGAAATCCTTGTGGGTGAAGACGGAGTACTTAAGTTAAACAAAAATACTTCACTGAGTGTAAGCCAAGCGTTTGCTGCAAACGATGGTTCACGCGAAACAGAAGTGAATATGCAATATGGAAAACTTGTGACTGTTCTTCGCAAAGAAAGAAAAACAGAATCATTCAATATCGTAACTCCTACATCCATTGCGGGTGTTCGTGGTACAATTTTTCTTACCAATGTTGAAAATCCATCAGCAAAAGGTGGAAACGTTGCTTGTGGATCTGGAAATTGTGTTGTAAAGTATACGGTTCTTGACGGAGCTGTTGCCATTCGCAAATCTAATTCAGAAAACGAAATCGTTGTCGACAAACAGAAAACAGCTGAAGTCGGAAATGATACTAAACTTTCTGATAAGATGATTAAACCAATGGACAAACAATCTCTAACAGAGATGAAAGAAATGTTGGCTTTTGAAAATACTAAGATGTTGCAGTTTGAGTCTCTTGCTAACGAACTAAGGACCAACAACGAAGAACTTCAAAAATTAAACATTGGATCTTCTGCAGAAGAATTAGAAAAAGCTGCAAGATCTCGTGAGATTACAAAATCAAAATCTGACGAAGTAATCAAAACAGCCAAGTCCATTGAAGATTCAAAATACATCAAAAAAGATGTACAAAAAGATTCCCTAAAATTAGCTCCCAAAGAGAGTTTTGATAAGACGAAATGA
- a CDS encoding LIC10124 family lipoprotein: MRYVYLPVLCFLVGYCSSVTKIETLNRSFTKPKFVTPEPGESEPLPSGRDYKERLVNKSTPHFSLLWKQIPEGFSKSDLLLLEEKVLFPHNKLGLYKKSPKDPDPKFSETSDLDLLLELSLTKNADRLSIDVQYKDPVLSQNFGKAVFVYQEEKEPVVKSLKSFDVFHGKRQLQPLTGTVPSYFAEVSSPTDDELRSYFTASLRGNVSVFSTSPGTTIYLDGVEVGKAPLLSYQLINGKHILSFAKPGKDPVKRNILIRAGKTTRVFQEWSDDISQGTIVISSFPPGLDIVVDGQKKGKTQYAESGVPYGSYPIQFIRTQNGSNFEYAKAGIKIRPKQITSIALPISLEDGVGWESEEFWNLTSASPNFSATFPGKLTFAKNKDLPNGWYGVYSEDLIPDYLEAELVLDLVKDLNGAVGLSFTDHNQNTILVYIDKTDFHIIKFSSEEKEAPVRSSYRWDREDELKGRTVKLSTDIEKKMIRLSLGNKTVEELPWNFETFWNIGVLTPHNAPITGTPLRGVKIRYPDMVKFEERLQK, translated from the coding sequence ATGAGATATGTTTATTTACCGGTCCTTTGTTTTTTAGTCGGTTATTGTTCTTCGGTCACAAAGATCGAAACACTAAATCGAAGTTTTACAAAACCTAAGTTCGTTACCCCTGAACCGGGTGAATCAGAACCCCTTCCTTCGGGTAGAGATTACAAAGAACGACTGGTAAATAAATCCACTCCTCATTTTTCCCTCCTCTGGAAACAGATTCCAGAGGGGTTTTCTAAATCCGATTTACTGTTATTAGAAGAGAAAGTCCTCTTCCCTCACAACAAACTGGGTTTATATAAAAAATCTCCAAAAGATCCAGACCCCAAATTTTCTGAAACCTCCGACTTAGATTTGTTATTGGAACTTTCGCTTACGAAGAATGCCGATAGGCTTTCGATTGATGTACAATACAAAGATCCTGTTTTGTCACAAAACTTTGGGAAGGCGGTTTTTGTTTACCAAGAGGAAAAAGAACCAGTTGTAAAATCATTAAAATCATTTGATGTATTTCATGGGAAAAGACAACTCCAACCTTTAACGGGAACTGTCCCTTCTTACTTCGCAGAAGTATCTTCTCCTACAGATGATGAACTTCGCTCTTATTTTACTGCTTCCCTACGTGGAAATGTTTCAGTATTTTCCACCTCTCCGGGAACTACCATTTATTTGGATGGGGTGGAAGTGGGAAAAGCTCCTTTACTTTCTTACCAACTCATCAACGGAAAACATATCCTTTCGTTTGCAAAACCTGGCAAAGATCCGGTAAAACGGAATATCTTAATTCGTGCAGGAAAAACAACTCGTGTATTCCAAGAATGGAGCGATGATATATCCCAAGGAACCATTGTTATTTCCAGTTTTCCTCCTGGCCTCGATATCGTTGTGGATGGTCAGAAAAAAGGAAAAACACAATACGCTGAATCAGGCGTACCTTACGGTAGTTATCCGATACAATTCATACGCACACAAAATGGTTCCAATTTTGAATATGCTAAGGCAGGTATCAAAATTAGACCCAAACAAATTACGTCAATAGCATTGCCCATTTCTTTAGAGGATGGTGTAGGTTGGGAGTCCGAAGAATTTTGGAACCTAACATCGGCATCACCGAATTTCTCTGCTACATTTCCTGGTAAACTTACCTTTGCAAAAAACAAGGACTTACCCAACGGCTGGTATGGAGTATATTCAGAAGACCTAATACCTGATTATTTGGAAGCTGAACTTGTTTTGGATCTTGTAAAAGATCTAAATGGTGCGGTTGGTTTGTCTTTTACTGATCACAACCAAAATACAATTTTAGTTTATATAGACAAAACAGATTTTCATATCATCAAGTTTTCTTCAGAGGAAAAAGAGGCTCCTGTTCGTTCTTCTTACCGTTGGGACAGAGAAGATGAATTAAAAGGAAGAACTGTTAAACTTTCTACTGATATCGAAAAGAAAATGATCCGTTTGTCATTAGGAAATAAAACGGTGGAAGAACTTCCTTGGAATTTTGAAACTTTTTGGAATATAGGTGTATTAACACCACATAACGCTCCCATTACGGGCACACCTCTTCGTGGTGTTAAAATACGATATCCTGACATGGTTAAATTTGAGGAAAGGCTCCAAAAATGA
- a CDS encoding tetratricopeptide repeat protein has translation MRQLSFLYITFVLFVGCQSRDFKPVTVKDPVVEKSDVSDRQKIEEARALVAEGSNEFQKGNIDSALEKAKTSIQTFELIDGYSLLGSSYYQLGDYENAKLAFEKGKNIDRKNEKLLIGLGTVQSTLGENEEALSTYQTLSQLKPEESIYTYKTGILLKNLGRYQESLVVLKSLETKPEFPYPIELLNQLGDVCLELKRYDEAEAYFAKAEKLNPELKTAKDAKLSTKIASLIQRGNDFLNKKNYAEATSEFKKATDLQPQNGSLWSFLGNAQLLSGKLKESEDSFKKAISFADTNPSGYVGLCNVYIQTHNYSDCLKTSKQAGIKIPKNAEIRNKQGICEWKWGETKKATLSFQDSASWDPNFFEPKLNLAYVLIDSSRFDEALDVLKKAESHPKAKKEEIRKAKVLAESQKFIASGDVFLRQGKRKQAFDEYGRAMGVNPENPAAQNAFGRAYFAFGEYKKSESSYLEAYRMDSTNPGALQGLARVYAKTGESRKEKEYIKKLEILSATDPFSAITLGRIAEDASKWDEAESIYMGLKKKFPNNDAVDYRLGSLYYKRAVEENAKENYSRANEFIQKSKKYTKDIPELIETEKTVAENSRFAEILPFVKEGNSYFNRKKYLEAVTPYQKAYDRVPKASLLVKIAECYIEKGEEEKGLSILENAVRSNKENAISFKEGIYSFYYKKGELKKAEDGFNDILKEKPDSYYAYYMLGLVTMKRKNYEAAMGDFDRSILVNPNFAPSNVAKGLAFYKINQLENAKREFEKAREKDSEFGLSSYNLAIAYFNEDLTKEAKSILESIRKSDPDFMDGEIQLAYIYYKENKLEEAEKIIDHVLKEEPSAEALFAQFRILDAKQKQSPSDKVKSKRNQVKEKILREYGETKYARLLPSDALDDEPLHVTDLNLSGTPVSTPIVYPNRIIVNYGTALVGYDRITKELIWKQYTSTPFQLLVAGKELVGISNDTATKIYPESGRMTFKKQVLAGWKVKQGSADANGFFLLLEKEKGSDRKIVKTNPNLEIIEEWNGNDFLSFSFTEEGKLVVLRDLKKEFQIQVFVIGSQTEKEKKVSNPIAKKDTKESAQILGCLEDSCLIQLGNHMYQGTEKAKLYSLGTTESIRSVVKNPESLLVNTENTTYLWKGGSKWKDSYPVQGDFYYPLDGLVVEGRSKELLLIKGRDQTPVPWKGDRDGLRISTVTVD, from the coding sequence ATGAGACAACTTAGTTTTTTATACATCACCTTTGTTCTATTTGTTGGTTGTCAGTCCAGAGATTTTAAACCAGTTACTGTAAAAGATCCGGTTGTCGAAAAATCCGATGTGTCGGATCGCCAAAAAATTGAAGAAGCTAGGGCTCTTGTCGCAGAAGGAAGTAACGAATTCCAGAAGGGAAACATCGATTCTGCATTGGAAAAGGCAAAAACTTCCATTCAAACTTTTGAACTTATCGATGGTTATTCATTACTTGGTTCCTCCTACTATCAGTTAGGAGATTATGAAAATGCAAAACTTGCTTTCGAAAAAGGCAAAAACATTGATCGCAAAAATGAAAAACTCCTTATCGGGCTTGGTACAGTTCAATCCACTTTAGGAGAAAACGAGGAAGCTCTTTCCACTTACCAAACCTTAAGCCAACTCAAACCAGAAGAATCCATTTATACATACAAAACGGGAATCCTTTTAAAAAACCTAGGTCGGTACCAAGAGAGCCTTGTGGTTCTAAAATCTTTGGAAACAAAACCAGAATTTCCTTACCCAATCGAACTTTTAAACCAATTGGGAGATGTCTGTTTAGAATTAAAACGATATGATGAAGCTGAAGCTTACTTTGCAAAGGCGGAAAAACTCAATCCGGAATTAAAAACTGCCAAAGATGCGAAACTTTCTACTAAAATTGCTTCTCTCATCCAACGCGGTAATGACTTCCTAAACAAAAAGAATTATGCAGAAGCCACTTCCGAATTTAAAAAAGCGACAGATTTACAACCTCAAAATGGTTCCTTATGGTCCTTTCTTGGAAATGCTCAGTTACTAAGTGGCAAACTCAAAGAGAGTGAAGATAGTTTTAAAAAAGCTATTTCTTTTGCGGATACAAATCCAAGTGGATATGTTGGATTGTGTAATGTTTATATTCAAACTCATAATTATTCTGATTGTTTAAAAACTTCCAAACAAGCTGGTATAAAAATTCCAAAAAATGCTGAAATTCGCAACAAACAAGGGATATGCGAATGGAAATGGGGAGAAACTAAAAAAGCCACTCTCAGTTTCCAAGACTCAGCTTCTTGGGATCCTAATTTTTTTGAACCCAAACTAAACCTAGCATATGTGTTAATTGATTCTAGTCGTTTTGATGAAGCTTTGGATGTATTAAAAAAAGCAGAATCACACCCTAAGGCAAAAAAAGAAGAGATTCGTAAAGCAAAGGTATTAGCAGAATCTCAAAAGTTTATCGCTAGTGGTGATGTTTTCCTACGCCAAGGAAAACGAAAACAGGCCTTTGATGAATATGGAAGGGCTATGGGTGTGAATCCAGAAAATCCTGCTGCACAAAATGCCTTTGGTCGTGCTTATTTTGCTTTTGGAGAATATAAAAAGTCGGAAAGTTCTTATTTAGAAGCTTACCGAATGGATTCAACCAATCCTGGCGCCTTACAAGGATTAGCCCGTGTGTATGCGAAAACTGGAGAATCCAGAAAAGAAAAAGAATACATTAAAAAACTAGAAATCCTTTCGGCAACAGATCCATTTAGTGCCATCACTTTAGGTAGGATTGCGGAAGACGCAAGCAAGTGGGATGAAGCTGAATCCATTTATATGGGGCTAAAGAAAAAATTTCCGAACAATGATGCAGTAGACTACCGATTGGGAAGTTTGTATTACAAACGCGCCGTAGAAGAAAACGCTAAAGAAAATTATTCTCGTGCAAACGAGTTCATTCAAAAATCCAAAAAATATACTAAAGACATTCCTGAACTGATTGAAACTGAGAAAACGGTAGCAGAGAACTCTCGTTTTGCGGAGATCCTTCCTTTTGTAAAAGAAGGAAATTCATACTTCAACCGTAAAAAATATTTGGAAGCAGTCACTCCTTACCAAAAGGCATATGATCGGGTTCCCAAGGCATCCCTTCTTGTAAAAATTGCAGAATGTTATATTGAGAAAGGTGAGGAAGAAAAAGGCCTTTCCATTTTGGAAAATGCGGTTCGTTCAAACAAAGAAAATGCGATTTCTTTTAAAGAGGGAATTTACTCTTTTTACTATAAAAAAGGGGAATTAAAGAAAGCAGAAGATGGTTTTAACGATATCTTAAAGGAAAAACCAGATTCGTATTACGCATATTATATGTTGGGTCTCGTGACCATGAAACGAAAAAATTACGAAGCTGCCATGGGGGATTTTGACCGTTCTATTTTGGTAAATCCAAATTTTGCACCAAGTAACGTTGCTAAAGGTTTGGCATTTTATAAAATAAACCAACTGGAAAACGCAAAAAGGGAATTTGAAAAAGCAAGAGAGAAGGATTCTGAGTTTGGACTTTCCTCTTACAATTTGGCAATTGCTTATTTCAACGAAGACCTAACCAAAGAAGCAAAATCCATTTTAGAATCAATTCGCAAATCCGATCCGGATTTTATGGATGGTGAGATCCAACTTGCTTATATTTATTATAAAGAAAACAAATTAGAAGAAGCAGAAAAAATCATTGATCATGTTCTCAAAGAAGAACCGTCTGCGGAGGCTTTGTTTGCACAGTTTCGAATTTTGGATGCAAAACAAAAACAGTCTCCTTCTGATAAGGTTAAATCAAAACGAAACCAAGTAAAAGAGAAAATTTTACGTGAATATGGGGAAACTAAATACGCAAGGTTACTTCCTTCTGATGCTTTAGATGATGAACCACTCCATGTAACTGATTTGAATCTTTCAGGAACTCCGGTTTCTACTCCAATCGTATATCCAAACAGAATCATCGTGAATTATGGAACAGCACTAGTAGGATATGATCGAATCACAAAGGAACTTATCTGGAAACAATATACATCCACTCCGTTTCAACTTCTTGTAGCTGGAAAAGAACTTGTAGGGATTTCCAATGATACTGCTACCAAAATTTACCCAGAATCTGGAAGAATGACTTTTAAAAAACAGGTGTTAGCTGGTTGGAAGGTGAAACAAGGTTCTGCTGATGCCAATGGTTTTTTCCTTCTCTTAGAAAAGGAAAAAGGATCCGACAGAAAAATTGTAAAAACAAACCCGAATCTAGAGATTATAGAAGAGTGGAATGGAAACGATTTTTTAAGTTTTTCATTCACAGAGGAAGGAAAACTCGTTGTTCTTCGTGATTTGAAAAAAGAATTTCAAATTCAAGTGTTTGTCATCGGTTCACAAACAGAGAAAGAAAAAAAAGTATCAAACCCAATTGCTAAAAAAGATACGAAAGAATCAGCACAAATTCTCGGCTGTTTGGAAGATTCTTGTTTGATCCAATTGGGAAATCATATGTATCAGGGAACAGAAAAAGCAAAACTTTACTCTTTGGGAACAACTGAATCTATTCGTTCTGTTGTCAAAAATCCGGAGTCATTATTAGTTAATACTGAAAACACCACCTATCTTTGGAAAGGTGGTTCAAAATGGAAAGATTCCTATCCTGTCCAAGGAGATTTTTATTATCCATTGGATGGGCTTGTAGTGGAGGGAAGGTCTAAGGAACTGCTCCTTATCAAAGGTAGGGACCAAACTCCTGTTCCATGGAAAGGCGATCGAGATGGCCTTCGTATCAGTACGGTAACTGTCGACTAA
- the trmB gene encoding tRNA (guanine(46)-N(7))-methyltransferase TrmB has product MLVSPEIQEKLWKFTTKTSYQSDYLLQPKERGKKIDLKKSFPDEIQNFVLELGSGWGEVAIELAKNDHQTGYLLMEKKVNRIIHTEKQRQTLGLENIRYMTVNFQWFFDELLEKEIFDKIIINFPDPWPKKKHRKNRLMQGHMLEQIYDLLKPGGKLSFATDYGPYARRTISLFRKFPKFVWDNKEYEFERPGFPVSFFEEEKRNEGKRIYYINRTKVN; this is encoded by the coding sequence TTGTTAGTTAGCCCAGAAATCCAAGAAAAACTTTGGAAGTTTACTACCAAAACTTCCTATCAATCAGACTACCTCCTGCAACCTAAAGAGCGGGGAAAAAAAATCGACCTAAAAAAATCTTTCCCGGATGAGATTCAAAACTTTGTTTTAGAGCTTGGTTCTGGATGGGGTGAAGTTGCCATCGAATTGGCAAAGAACGATCACCAAACAGGCTATTTGCTAATGGAAAAGAAGGTAAACCGAATCATCCACACCGAAAAACAACGACAAACGCTGGGTTTGGAGAATATCCGCTATATGACCGTTAACTTCCAGTGGTTTTTTGATGAATTGTTAGAGAAAGAAATTTTTGACAAAATCATCATCAACTTCCCTGATCCTTGGCCAAAGAAAAAACACCGAAAAAACAGACTCATGCAAGGCCACATGCTCGAACAAATTTACGATCTATTGAAACCAGGTGGTAAGTTGTCATTTGCGACCGATTACGGCCCGTATGCAAGACGAACGATTTCTTTATTTAGAAAATTTCCTAAATTTGTTTGGGACAATAAAGAATATGAATTCGAAAGACCCGGATTCCCGGTTTCCTTTTTCGAAGAAGAAAAAAGAAACGAAGGGAAACGAATCTATTATATAAATCGAACTAAAGTGAATTGA